In the Gymnodinialimonas sp. 202GB13-11 genome, one interval contains:
- a CDS encoding DUF2461 domain-containing protein: MSDGFAEMIIRANGFFTDLRANNTKEFYEAHKATYNAEIKKPAELLADLFAEDLAKHTGKAHKPKVFRIHRDVRFSKDKTPYNTHLHLLWSQPSQAPTASWFFGASPDYLLLGMGVMHLEKDSLTAYRNMVDRRGDDLTDAMEGSGASLSDWGPDPLKRVPKPFDQDHPHADLLKRKAFALSTDLADGWQTSGLLKTLNAMLPPLLPTWKILNETFPG, translated from the coding sequence ATGTCCGACGGTTTCGCCGAGATGATCATCCGCGCCAACGGGTTCTTCACCGACCTGCGCGCTAACAACACCAAGGAATTCTACGAGGCTCACAAGGCCACCTACAACGCGGAGATCAAGAAGCCCGCTGAACTCCTCGCCGATCTCTTCGCAGAAGACCTCGCTAAGCACACTGGCAAAGCGCACAAGCCCAAGGTGTTCCGCATCCACCGTGATGTGCGCTTCTCCAAAGACAAGACGCCCTACAACACCCACCTGCACCTGCTCTGGTCGCAGCCGTCGCAGGCCCCAACGGCATCATGGTTCTTCGGTGCCTCCCCCGACTACCTGCTCCTCGGCATGGGCGTCATGCATCTGGAGAAAGATAGCCTCACTGCCTACCGCAACATGGTCGACCGGCGGGGCGACGATTTGACGGACGCCATGGAAGGGTCTGGCGCGTCCCTCTCCGATTGGGGCCCCGATCCACTCAAGCGCGTGCCCAAACCGTTCGACCAGGACCATCCCCATGCGGACCTGCTCAAGCGAAAGGCGTTCGCGCTCAGCACTGATTTGGCCGATGGTTGGCAAACCTCGGGGCTATTGAAGACACTCAACGCGATGCTTCCGCCCCTTCTGCCCACTTGGAAGATTCTCAACGAGACCTTCCCAGGATAA
- the gyrB gene encoding DNA topoisomerase (ATP-hydrolyzing) subunit B, with amino-acid sequence MAEQTPTPEDYGADSIKVLKGLEAVRKRPGMYIGDTDDGSGLHHMVYEVVDNGIDEALAGHADAVTVTIHADSSVSVSDNGRGIPVGIHEEEGVSAAEVIMTQLHAGGKFDSNSYKVSGGLHGVGVSVVNALSDWLELRIWRDGKEHTARFEHGETVRHLAVVGDADGKTGTEVRFMAATTTFSNLEYSFKTLENRLRELAFLNSGVRIILRDERPAEALETDLVYEGGVKEFVKYLDRSKTPMIEEPIYVEGEKDGIGVEVAMWWNDSYHESVLPFTNNIPQRDGGTHLAGFRGALTRTINLYANSSGIAKREKVNFTGDDAREGLTCVLSVKVPDPKFSSQTKDKLVSSEVRPAVEGLMNEKLSEWFEEHPNEARLIVTKIIEAAVAREAARKARELTRRKTAMDVASLPGKLADCQEKDPAKSELFLVEGDSAGGSAKQGRSRHNQAVLPLRGKILNVERARFDRMLSSQEIGTLITALGTGIGRDEFNLEKLRYHKIIIMTDADVDGAHIRTLLLTFFFRQMPQIIEAGNLYIAQPPLYKVSRGKSEVYLKDQAALEDYLVAQGIEGAALRLPSGEEIAGQDLARVVDGARNFKRILDAFPTHYPRHIVEQAAIAGAFDPGKADSDLQGVADDVAKRLDLVAVEYERGWQGRITQDHGIRLSRVLRGVEEIRTLDGAVLRSGEARKLSEVSKDTRTVYRDPATLARKEREQLIHGPTELLQAILDEGAKGQQMQRYKGLGEMNPDQLWETTLDPEARTLLQVKIEDLAEADDIFTKLMGDVVEPRREFIQANALSVENLDF; translated from the coding sequence ATGGCAGAGCAAACCCCGACACCGGAAGACTACGGCGCCGATTCTATCAAAGTTCTCAAAGGCTTGGAGGCGGTTCGCAAGCGCCCCGGCATGTATATCGGCGACACCGATGATGGCTCGGGCCTGCACCACATGGTCTACGAGGTCGTGGACAACGGCATCGACGAGGCTTTGGCCGGTCATGCGGATGCCGTAACGGTTACGATCCACGCAGATTCTAGCGTTTCCGTCAGCGATAATGGTCGTGGCATTCCCGTGGGCATCCACGAGGAAGAAGGCGTCTCAGCCGCCGAGGTCATCATGACCCAGCTGCACGCCGGCGGGAAGTTCGATAGCAACTCCTACAAGGTTTCAGGCGGCCTGCATGGCGTGGGTGTTTCGGTTGTGAACGCGCTCTCCGATTGGCTGGAGTTGCGCATCTGGCGCGACGGCAAGGAGCACACCGCACGGTTCGAACATGGCGAAACCGTCCGCCACCTTGCGGTTGTGGGCGATGCCGATGGCAAGACCGGCACCGAAGTTCGCTTCATGGCCGCCACCACGACCTTCTCGAACCTCGAATATTCCTTCAAGACCCTCGAAAATCGCCTGCGCGAACTCGCGTTCCTCAATTCGGGCGTGCGCATCATCCTGCGCGATGAACGCCCGGCGGAGGCACTGGAAACCGACCTCGTTTATGAAGGTGGCGTCAAGGAATTCGTCAAATATCTCGACCGCTCCAAGACCCCCATGATCGAAGAGCCAATATATGTTGAAGGTGAGAAAGACGGCATCGGCGTCGAAGTCGCCATGTGGTGGAACGACAGCTACCACGAGTCGGTTCTGCCTTTCACAAACAACATCCCCCAGCGCGATGGCGGCACGCACCTTGCGGGTTTCCGTGGCGCGCTGACCCGCACGATCAACCTTTACGCCAACTCCTCCGGGATCGCGAAGCGGGAGAAGGTGAACTTTACCGGCGACGATGCGCGCGAGGGGCTGACCTGCGTGCTGTCCGTGAAAGTGCCGGACCCCAAGTTCAGCTCCCAGACCAAGGACAAACTCGTCTCCTCCGAAGTCCGCCCCGCCGTCGAAGGGCTGATGAACGAGAAGCTTTCGGAATGGTTCGAAGAACACCCGAACGAGGCCCGCCTGATCGTCACCAAGATCATCGAGGCCGCCGTTGCCCGCGAAGCCGCCCGAAAGGCCCGCGAACTCACCCGCCGCAAAACGGCAATGGATGTCGCCTCTCTTCCCGGCAAACTCGCCGATTGCCAGGAAAAGGACCCGGCGAAGTCCGAGCTCTTCCTAGTTGAGGGTGACTCTGCCGGCGGCTCCGCCAAACAGGGCCGTTCTCGTCACAATCAGGCCGTGCTTCCTCTGCGCGGGAAAATCCTGAACGTCGAACGCGCGCGTTTCGACCGAATGCTGTCGAGCCAAGAGATCGGCACGCTCATCACCGCGCTCGGTACCGGCATCGGCCGCGACGAGTTCAACCTCGAAAAGCTGCGCTACCACAAGATCATCATCATGACGGACGCGGACGTCGACGGCGCCCATATCCGCACCCTGCTGCTGACGTTCTTCTTCCGCCAGATGCCCCAGATCATTGAGGCCGGGAACCTCTACATCGCGCAGCCGCCGCTTTACAAAGTCAGTCGCGGTAAGTCCGAGGTCTACCTCAAAGATCAGGCCGCGCTGGAGGATTACCTCGTCGCGCAAGGCATCGAAGGGGCCGCCCTTCGCCTGCCCTCTGGCGAGGAAATTGCCGGTCAGGACCTTGCCCGCGTCGTCGATGGCGCGCGCAACTTCAAGCGCATCCTTGATGCCTTCCCGACCCATTACCCCCGTCACATCGTCGAACAGGCCGCCATCGCGGGCGCGTTCGACCCCGGCAAGGCCGACAGTGACTTGCAGGGCGTGGCCGATGACGTGGCCAAGCGCCTCGATCTCGTGGCTGTCGAATACGAACGCGGCTGGCAGGGCCGGATCACACAGGATCACGGCATCCGCCTTTCTCGTGTACTGCGCGGCGTCGAAGAAATCCGCACCCTCGATGGTGCTGTCCTGCGCTCCGGCGAGGCGCGCAAGCTGAGCGAAGTCTCCAAAGACACCCGCACCGTCTATCGCGATCCGGCCACCCTCGCCCGGAAAGAGCGAGAGCAATTGATCCATGGCCCCACCGAACTTCTGCAAGCGATCCTCGACGAAGGTGCCAAGGGCCAGCAGATGCAGCGCTACAAAGGCTTGGGGGAGATGAACCCCGACCAACTCTGGGAAACCACGCTGGACCCAGAGGCGCGCACGCTGCTGCAAGTAAAGATCGAAGACTTGGCTGAGGCCGACGACATCTTCACCAAGCTGATGGGCGACGTGGTGGAGCCGCGGCGTGAATTCATCCAAGCGAACGCGCTCAGCGTCGAGAACCTCGATTTTTGA
- a CDS encoding DUF1697 domain-containing protein gives MSAQILLLRGINVGGHGKLPMADLRAMLDDLGAGGAKTHLQSGNAVCPTPINPGDLADRIEAVHGFRRDIIALTAEDWRKRIATNPFPTGLPKTLHGYFHDDAAIDTAPMEAPRDPTEALSSHPGVLWLHTPNGFGTSKLASKIERLAGEPMTARNWNTIAAITTLIDNLGLHQILCQPRDIPAQNAYILRK, from the coding sequence ATGAGCGCGCAAATCCTCCTCCTGCGCGGTATCAATGTCGGGGGCCACGGCAAGCTGCCCATGGCCGACCTGCGTGCGATGCTGGACGATTTGGGCGCAGGCGGTGCGAAAACGCATCTGCAATCGGGCAACGCAGTCTGCCCAACCCCGATCAACCCAGGCGATCTCGCCGACCGGATCGAGGCCGTCCACGGCTTCCGCCGCGACATCATCGCGCTCACCGCAGAGGATTGGCGCAAGCGCATCGCAACGAACCCGTTCCCAACCGGTCTACCCAAAACCCTGCACGGATATTTCCATGATGACGCCGCAATCGACACAGCGCCGATGGAAGCCCCCCGCGATCCTACGGAAGCGCTCTCAAGCCATCCCGGTGTGCTCTGGCTCCACACGCCAAACGGCTTTGGCACGTCGAAACTTGCCTCCAAGATCGAACGTCTCGCGGGCGAGCCCATGACCGCACGCAACTGGAATACCATCGCCGCGATCACTACCTTGATCGACAACCTCGGACTCCACCAAATCTTGTGCCAACCGCGTGACATCCCCGCGCAAAATGCGTATATATTGCGCAAATAA
- the recF gene encoding DNA replication/repair protein RecF (All proteins in this family for which functions are known are DNA-binding proteins that assist the filamentation of RecA onto DNA for the initiation of recombination or recombinational repair.): MSKVFVASLSLSHFRSHRRARLSLDGRPVALFGPNGAGKTNLMEAVSLLSPGRGLRRASADDIIRRPEAIGWKVSAEIEGPGIGHEIALTAEPSQARITQIDGKSAPQVALAKLLRIVWLVPSQDRLWMEGADGRRRFLDRITLSFLPDHAEAVLTYEKAMRERNRLLKDDVRDPAWYRALEAQMAEAGVRIVAGREDALRRIAAAQDGAATAFPAADLSIVVDTHCQTATDFEAAFADSRARDIAAGRTLVGPHRADMGAIYRDKNVPAKQCSTGEQKALLISLILANARALKAETGTAPLVLLDEVAAHLDAGRRAALFDEICALEAQAWMTGTGPELFTELGDRAQHFEVTEQDGESAVTVA, translated from the coding sequence ATGAGCAAGGTGTTCGTCGCATCATTGTCGCTGTCCCACTTCCGCTCGCATCGGCGCGCGCGGCTTTCCCTGGATGGCCGCCCGGTTGCCCTGTTCGGCCCCAATGGCGCCGGTAAGACCAACCTGATGGAAGCCGTATCCCTGCTCAGCCCTGGGCGCGGGCTCAGGCGTGCGTCGGCGGACGATATTATCCGACGGCCCGAAGCGATCGGCTGGAAAGTCAGTGCCGAGATCGAAGGCCCCGGCATCGGCCACGAAATTGCGCTGACCGCCGAACCTTCGCAGGCGCGCATCACGCAGATCGACGGCAAGTCCGCACCACAAGTCGCCTTGGCAAAGCTCTTGCGCATCGTCTGGCTGGTCCCCTCGCAGGATCGCCTGTGGATGGAAGGCGCAGATGGGCGCAGGCGGTTTTTGGACCGCATCACGTTGAGCTTCCTGCCCGACCACGCCGAGGCGGTGCTGACCTACGAAAAGGCAATGCGTGAGCGGAACCGATTGCTGAAAGACGATGTCCGCGATCCTGCCTGGTATCGTGCGCTGGAGGCTCAGATGGCCGAGGCGGGCGTTCGGATCGTTGCGGGCCGTGAAGACGCGCTCCGCCGGATCGCCGCCGCGCAGGACGGCGCTGCGACGGCCTTCCCAGCCGCAGACCTGAGCATCGTGGTCGACACCCACTGCCAGACGGCGACGGATTTCGAAGCCGCCTTCGCTGACAGTCGCGCCCGCGACATCGCCGCCGGGCGTACGCTTGTCGGGCCCCATCGCGCTGATATGGGCGCGATCTACCGCGACAAGAATGTGCCAGCAAAGCAATGCTCCACCGGCGAACAGAAAGCGCTGCTGATTTCTCTCATCCTCGCCAATGCGCGCGCCCTCAAGGCCGAAACCGGAACCGCGCCGCTTGTCTTGTTGGACGAGGTCGCCGCTCATCTCGATGCGGGCCGCCGCGCCGCGCTCTTTGATGAGATCTGCGCGCTGGAGGCGCAGGCCTGGATGACCGGCACCGGGCCGGAACTGTTCACGGAATTGGGTGACCGCGCGCAACACTTCGAAGTGACCGAACAGGACGGCGAAAGCGCCGTGACGGTAGCATGA
- the dnaN gene encoding DNA polymerase III subunit beta, with protein sequence MKLSIERATLLRAVSQAQSVVERRNTIPILANVLIEAEGDSVSFRATDLDIEVVDKAPAQVERAGATTVSAVTFHEIVRKLPDGALVSLTEDSAAGRLTIEAGRSSFQLATLPREDFPVMASTEYAANFSSTAPILRRLFDKSKFAISTEETRYYLNGVYFHIADGEAGKALRAVATDGHRLARIDTDLPDGAAEMPGVIVPRKTVGELRKLLDDDDTQIAVSVSETKIRFATPDITLTSKVIDGTFPDYTRVIPMGNTRRMEVDAGDFAKAVDRVATVSSERSRAVKMALDEDRLVLSVNAPDAGNAEEELAVAYGDEKLEIGFNAKYLLEIASQVDRENAVFMFSSPAEPTLMREGNDESAIYVVMPMRV encoded by the coding sequence ATGAAGCTTTCCATCGAACGCGCCACTCTTCTGCGTGCGGTCTCTCAGGCACAATCGGTTGTGGAGCGTCGGAACACTATTCCGATCCTCGCCAATGTGCTGATCGAGGCCGAGGGCGACAGCGTTTCCTTCCGGGCCACGGACCTGGATATCGAGGTGGTCGACAAGGCCCCCGCCCAAGTCGAGCGCGCTGGTGCCACGACGGTCTCCGCGGTGACGTTCCACGAGATTGTCCGCAAACTGCCTGATGGGGCGTTGGTGAGCCTGACCGAAGACAGCGCCGCCGGTCGCCTAACAATCGAAGCGGGCCGCTCCTCCTTCCAGCTGGCCACACTGCCCCGCGAAGACTTCCCGGTTATGGCTTCCACGGAATACGCCGCGAACTTCTCGTCCACCGCGCCGATCCTTCGCCGCCTGTTCGACAAATCGAAATTCGCGATCTCCACCGAAGAGACGCGCTATTACCTGAACGGCGTCTACTTCCACATCGCGGACGGCGAAGCCGGCAAAGCCCTGCGCGCCGTGGCGACCGATGGCCACCGCCTTGCTCGCATCGACACAGACCTGCCCGATGGCGCCGCCGAAATGCCGGGCGTGATTGTACCCCGCAAAACAGTGGGCGAGCTGCGCAAGCTGCTGGATGATGACGACACCCAAATCGCTGTGTCGGTGTCCGAGACCAAGATCCGCTTCGCCACGCCAGACATCACCCTGACCTCCAAGGTCATTGACGGCACCTTCCCCGACTACACCCGCGTGATCCCGATGGGGAACACCCGCCGGATGGAAGTCGACGCAGGCGATTTCGCCAAAGCCGTGGACCGCGTCGCGACCGTGTCATCTGAACGCTCCCGCGCCGTGAAGATGGCGCTGGACGAAGATCGTTTGGTCCTGTCGGTCAACGCGCCCGATGCGGGCAATGCGGAAGAAGAGCTGGCCGTGGCCTATGGCGACGAAAAGCTGGAGATCGGCTTCAATGCGAAATACCTGCTGGAAATCGCCAGCCAGGTGGACCGTGAGAACGCCGTCTTCATGTTCTCTTCCCCCGCCGAGCCCACGCTGATGCGCGAAGGCAACGACGAAAGTGCAATCTACGTCGTCATGCCGATGCGCGTGTGA